ACCGGCAAAGCCGGCTCCGCGGCGTCCCCGATTGATCTCACTTTGTTGCCAGGTCGTTGCAGGTGTCTGACTCCCGCCAGGGTGTCAGACACCGTGTTATTGATCAGCTGTCGCCCACTTCGGTGTCAGGCGCCTGCGGAGCCTGACACCTTGGCTGCCTACACCCCCAGCAACCCGTAGGTCAGGCGGGCCAGCATCATCAGCGCGACCTGCGCCAGGATCAACAGCACCAGCGGCGAGAAATCGATGGCCGAGGCGCGTGGCAGGATGCGTCGGATGGGCTCGAGCAGCGGGGCGGTCAGGGTTTGCAGCAGCGCCATCAGCGGCGACATCGGGTTGATCCACGACAGCACCGCCTGCAGCAGCGTCAGCCATACGATGAGATTCAGTGTCCACTTCGCCACCATCAGCAGCGACGAACCCAGCGCCGCCGGCAGCAGCGCGGCCGGGATCAGCGAGCCCACGGCCAGCATCCACACCAGCACCAGGTAGGCCAGCGCCGTCAGCCAGGCGGCGAACAGGCTGGACCAGTCGATGGAATGGCCGGCCGGGATCAGTTTGCGGATGGGCAGCACCAGCCAGTTGGTAACCTGGAAGACGCCGCGGGCCAGCGGATTGAAAGGGTGCAGGCGCACCGCGTGGATCCAGGCGCGCGCGATCAGGGCCGCGCCGAACAGCGTAAAGGTGATTTCGAGCAGGAAGCGGAGGATATCGCCGAACATATGGGGCAGTCTGCCAAAAAGTAACGGCTTATTGTCGCACGGCCGTGTGGCAATGCGCGGGGGCGGACACAAAAGCCCAAATACAAAAGCCGCCTGGCCGAAGCCAGGCGGCTGAGGGTACCGCTAATGAACGGTTCCGCCCGTATTACGGACGGCCGCCCGTCGGGAACGGCCACGACGCGGCAGGGTTCAGCGCGGTTTTCGCACCCGGGGCAGCAGCCGTGGACGGCGGCGTGGCGGGCTTCTTGGGCGCAGCCTTC
This genomic window from Bordetella petrii contains:
- a CDS encoding YggT family protein yields the protein MFGDILRFLLEITFTLFGAALIARAWIHAVRLHPFNPLARGVFQVTNWLVLPIRKLIPAGHSIDWSSLFAAWLTALAYLVLVWMLAVGSLIPAALLPAALGSSLLMVAKWTLNLIVWLTLLQAVLSWINPMSPLMALLQTLTAPLLEPIRRILPRASAIDFSPLVLLILAQVALMMLARLTYGLLGV